The following are encoded in a window of Emcibacter sp. SYSU 3D8 genomic DNA:
- a CDS encoding ABC transporter transmembrane domain-containing protein → MTEKDPQPAEAMSPVFARAGKRKLGHLRFLLQFLRPYRTMIVFAAIALATGVGAVLAFGPALRRVVDMGFNAEHAGHVNYYFLAVFGVVVILAAATAARFALVSWLGERVVADIRAAVYSHVISLSPSFFEENRSGEIASRLTADTTLIQSVVGSSFSVAIRSALTVIGGLIALGLTNFKLTLLVLLAVPLVLAPILLIGRSVRNLSRASQDRIADIGATVTESFGATQTIQAFTHEEADRTVFHRIGESAFTTAVRRIRSRALLTFLVILLAIGAIDVVLWIGAQDVISGRMTSGALAQFVFFAIMVAGSVVGVSESYGEILRATGAAGRMMELLQIEPEIRTPASPMALPEPPRGEVAFEGVTFHYPSRPETAALNDLSFSVRAGETVALVGPSGAGKSTVFQLLLRFYDPAQGTIRIDGVPVARADPRHVRRRLGIVPQDTMIFAASALENIRYGRPGATDDEVGAAVRAAHADEFLESLPQGLDTQLGERGVKLSGGQRQRIAIARAILRDPPILLLDEATSALDARSEQVVQAALDVLMKDRTTLVIAHRLATVLKADRILVIDGGELVAEGTHQELLAKGGLYARLAELQFGSEPGRKLSVISG, encoded by the coding sequence GTGACCGAGAAAGACCCGCAGCCTGCCGAGGCGATGAGCCCCGTATTTGCTCGCGCTGGCAAGCGCAAGCTGGGACACCTGCGGTTCCTGCTCCAGTTCCTGCGACCCTACCGCACCATGATCGTCTTCGCCGCCATCGCGCTGGCGACCGGCGTCGGGGCGGTGCTGGCATTCGGTCCGGCGTTGCGGCGGGTGGTCGACATGGGCTTCAACGCCGAACATGCGGGCCATGTGAACTATTATTTCCTGGCGGTGTTCGGGGTCGTCGTCATCCTGGCGGCAGCCACCGCCGCGCGATTCGCCCTGGTTTCCTGGCTGGGTGAGCGGGTCGTGGCGGACATCCGCGCGGCGGTTTACAGCCACGTGATCTCGCTGAGTCCGTCATTCTTCGAAGAAAACCGCTCGGGCGAGATCGCCTCGCGCCTGACCGCCGATACCACGCTGATCCAGTCGGTGGTGGGTTCCAGTTTCTCGGTGGCGATTCGCTCGGCCCTGACCGTGATCGGCGGCCTGATCGCGCTCGGCCTCACCAATTTCAAGCTGACCCTGCTGGTGCTGCTGGCCGTGCCGCTGGTGCTGGCGCCGATCCTGCTGATCGGCCGCTCGGTCCGCAACCTGTCGCGCGCCAGCCAGGATCGCATCGCCGATATCGGCGCCACGGTCACCGAGAGCTTCGGCGCCACACAGACCATCCAGGCATTCACCCATGAGGAGGCGGACCGGACTGTGTTCCACCGCATCGGCGAAAGCGCCTTCACCACGGCGGTGCGGCGCATCCGCTCGCGGGCGCTGCTGACCTTCCTGGTGATCCTGCTGGCGATCGGCGCCATCGACGTGGTGCTGTGGATCGGTGCCCAGGACGTCATCTCCGGGCGCATGACCAGCGGCGCGCTGGCCCAGTTCGTGTTCTTTGCCATCATGGTCGCCGGCTCGGTGGTCGGGGTGAGCGAAAGCTATGGCGAGATCCTGCGCGCCACCGGCGCCGCGGGTCGCATGATGGAACTGCTGCAGATCGAGCCGGAAATCCGTACGCCAGCCAGCCCCATGGCGCTTCCCGAGCCGCCCCGCGGCGAGGTGGCGTTCGAGGGCGTCACCTTTCACTATCCGTCGCGCCCCGAAACGGCTGCGCTCAACGACTTGTCGTTCAGCGTGCGCGCGGGGGAAACCGTTGCACTGGTCGGCCCGTCGGGGGCCGGCAAGTCGACCGTCTTCCAGTTACTGCTGCGGTTCTACGATCCGGCGCAGGGAACGATCCGCATCGACGGCGTCCCCGTCGCCCGCGCCGATCCGCGCCATGTGCGCCGCCGGCTTGGCATCGTGCCGCAGGACACCATGATCTTCGCCGCCTCGGCGCTCGAGAACATCCGCTATGGCCGGCCCGGTGCGACCGACGACGAAGTGGGCGCCGCCGTCAGGGCCGCCCATGCCGACGAGTTCCTGGAAAGCCTGCCGCAGGGCCTCGACACCCAGCTGGGCGAGCGCGGCGTGAAGCTCTCCGGCGGCCAGCGCCAGCGCATCGCCATCGCCCGCGCCATCCTGCGCGATCCGCCGATCCTGCTGCTCGACGAGGCGACCAGCGCCCTCGATGCGCGCAGTGAACAGGTGGTGCAGGCGGCGCTCGACGTGCTGATGAAGGACCGGACAACGCTGGTCATTGCCCATCGGCTGGCCACCGTCCTGAAGGCCGACCGCATCCTGGTCATCGACGGCGGCGAGCTGGTGGCCGAAGGCACGCATCAGGAGCTGCTGGCGAAAGGCGGGCTTTATGCGCGGCTCGCCGAATTGCAGTTCGGTTCGGAACCCGGCCGCAAGCTCAGCGTGATTTCAGGGTAG
- the rpmE gene encoding 50S ribosomal protein L31 gives MKTGIHPDYHTIKIVMTDGTTFNTRSTMGSEGDTLTLDIDPKSHPAWTGGVQRVLETGQVAKFNKRFANLGL, from the coding sequence ATGAAAACCGGCATTCACCCGGACTACCACACGATCAAGATCGTGATGACCGACGGCACCACCTTCAACACCCGTTCGACAATGGGTAGCGAGGGCGACACGCTGACGCTCGACATCGATCCCAAGTCGCATCCGGCCTGGACGGGTGGCGTACAGCGCGTGCTCGAAACCGGTCAGGTGGCGAAGTTCAACAAGCGTTTCGCGAATCTCGGCCTCTAA
- a CDS encoding serine hydrolase domain-containing protein: MNRLLGALPVLAFLLIFSLSTGALAAGLPAAPPAQLGFSPERLKRIDALMQRYTEQQKLAGMTIAIARDGKLAYLHSEGMADIAAGRPIRQDTIFRFYSMSKPITAVAALQLVEQGKLRLDDALAEHLPEFRDVKVYAGENADGSMKLEAPAKPIRIRDLFTHTSGFTYAGMFDQTPVGAAYETADIMRADRTLQEFSKVIAGLPLTIQPQTTYNYGVSTDILGRVIEVVSGEPFDAYLRAHVFEPLGMADTAFTVPADKLERFAEIYEAKPGGGLQPVADDEVRTRFRADAGARLNSGGGGLTSTVGDYLRFSQMLLNGGELDGVRILGPKTVALMTAPALPMDRMGAMAAFMPGYTTGLGVAVLVDLGRSELPGSVGEFNWAGAASTYFFIDPKEKLIAILLTQHFPPTQYPLREELKAITYQALVEARDVD, encoded by the coding sequence ATGAATCGCCTTTTGGGCGCATTGCCCGTTCTCGCCTTTTTGCTGATTTTTTCCTTGTCCACCGGCGCCCTGGCAGCAGGCTTGCCTGCGGCGCCGCCCGCGCAACTGGGTTTCTCGCCCGAGCGGCTGAAGCGCATCGATGCGCTGATGCAGCGCTATACAGAACAACAGAAACTCGCCGGCATGACCATCGCCATCGCCCGCGACGGCAAGCTCGCCTATCTGCACTCCGAAGGGATGGCCGACATCGCGGCCGGGCGTCCGATCCGGCAGGACACCATCTTCCGCTTCTATTCCATGTCCAAGCCGATCACCGCGGTGGCCGCCCTCCAGCTTGTCGAGCAAGGCAAATTGCGGCTCGACGACGCGCTTGCCGAGCACCTGCCCGAGTTCAGGGACGTGAAGGTGTATGCCGGCGAGAATGCCGACGGCAGCATGAAGCTGGAGGCGCCCGCAAAGCCGATCCGTATCCGCGACCTGTTCACCCATACGTCGGGCTTCACCTATGCCGGGATGTTCGACCAGACGCCGGTTGGCGCCGCCTACGAAACGGCGGACATCATGCGCGCCGACCGCACGCTGCAAGAGTTCAGCAAGGTGATCGCCGGACTGCCGCTGACCATCCAGCCGCAGACCACCTACAATTACGGCGTCTCGACCGACATATTGGGCCGTGTCATCGAGGTGGTGTCGGGCGAACCGTTCGATGCCTATCTCAGGGCGCATGTCTTCGAGCCGCTGGGCATGGCCGACACCGCTTTCACCGTGCCCGCCGACAAGCTGGAGCGCTTTGCCGAGATCTATGAGGCGAAGCCCGGCGGCGGCCTGCAGCCGGTCGCGGACGACGAGGTCCGCACACGGTTCCGTGCGGATGCAGGCGCCCGGCTCAATTCGGGCGGCGGCGGCCTCACCTCCACCGTCGGCGATTATCTGCGGTTCAGCCAGATGCTGCTCAATGGCGGCGAACTGGACGGCGTGCGCATCCTCGGCCCCAAGACCGTGGCGCTGATGACCGCCCCTGCGCTGCCCATGGACCGGATGGGCGCGATGGCCGCCTTCATGCCAGGCTATACCACGGGCCTCGGGGTCGCCGTGCTGGTCGACCTGGGGCGCTCGGAGTTGCCCGGCTCGGTCGGCGAGTTCAACTGGGCCGGGGCGGCCAGCACCTATTTCTTCATCGATCCGAAGGAAAAGCTGATCGCGATCCTGCTCACCCAGCACTTTCCCCCGACCCAGTATCCGCTGCGCGAGGAACTGAAGGCGATCACCTACCAGGCACTGGTGGAGGCGCGCGATGTGGACTAG
- a CDS encoding serine hydrolase domain-containing protein, with product MWTRTLAALLLLLTPVPALASGLPAAPPESLGFSPDRLARIDDAMQRWVDDGKLAGVTIAIARDGKVAYQHSAGMADIARQRPMADNTLVRIYSMTKPITAVAVMMLVEEGKLRLNDKLSDHLPEFLDMKVATGDGPNGIVTEPAKQPIRIFHLLTHTSGMTYALYDTTPVGKLYDENDVMNAGRSTAEFVKLVASLPLMAQPGTQYNYGVSIDVLGRLVEVVSGQPFDVFVEQRITGPLRMDDTSFAAKDKTSRLAELYGPGPDGAPAPLVNEVWNPDYIDGSPFKSGGGGMVSTVGDYLRFAQMLLNGGELDGVRLLSPKTVQLMTTGQISHERRGYMLVGLPGYDMGLTMAVLEDVGESHLPGSAGEFNWAGAASTHFFVDPKEKIVAVLITQMFPDQYKMRQELKNLTYQALVKSGAD from the coding sequence ATGTGGACTAGGACCCTCGCCGCTCTCCTGTTGCTGCTGACGCCGGTTCCGGCGCTGGCGTCGGGGCTGCCGGCCGCGCCGCCCGAATCGCTGGGCTTCTCGCCCGACCGGCTGGCGCGCATCGACGATGCCATGCAGCGCTGGGTGGACGACGGCAAGCTGGCCGGCGTCACCATTGCCATCGCCCGCGACGGCAAGGTCGCCTATCAGCATTCGGCGGGCATGGCCGACATCGCCCGGCAGCGGCCCATGGCTGACAACACGCTGGTGCGCATCTACTCCATGACCAAGCCGATCACCGCCGTCGCCGTGATGATGCTGGTCGAGGAGGGCAAGCTGCGTCTCAACGACAAGCTGTCGGACCATCTGCCCGAATTCCTCGACATGAAGGTGGCTACCGGCGACGGACCGAACGGCATTGTCACCGAACCGGCGAAACAGCCGATCCGCATCTTCCACCTGCTGACCCACACGTCGGGCATGACCTATGCCCTGTACGACACCACGCCCGTGGGCAAGCTCTACGACGAGAACGATGTGATGAATGCGGGCCGCAGCACCGCCGAGTTCGTGAAGCTGGTCGCTTCGCTGCCGCTCATGGCGCAGCCGGGAACGCAGTACAATTACGGCGTGTCCATCGACGTGCTCGGGCGGCTGGTCGAGGTCGTCTCCGGCCAGCCATTCGACGTGTTCGTGGAGCAACGGATCACCGGTCCGCTGCGCATGGACGACACCAGCTTCGCGGCAAAGGACAAGACCAGCCGCCTTGCGGAACTGTATGGCCCCGGCCCCGACGGAGCGCCAGCGCCGCTGGTCAACGAGGTCTGGAACCCAGACTACATCGACGGCTCGCCGTTCAAGTCCGGCGGCGGCGGTATGGTGTCGACCGTGGGCGACTATTTGCGCTTTGCGCAAATGCTGCTGAATGGCGGCGAGCTGGACGGGGTGCGGCTGCTGTCGCCAAAGACGGTGCAACTGATGACCACGGGACAGATTTCCCACGAGCGCCGCGGCTACATGCTGGTGGGCCTGCCCGGCTACGACATGGGCCTGACCATGGCGGTGCTGGAGGACGTGGGCGAGTCGCACCTGCCGGGATCGGCGGGCGAGTTCAACTGGGCGGGCGCGGCCAGCACCCACTTCTTCGTCGATCCGAAGGAGAAAATCGTCGCCGTGCTGATAACCCAGATGTTCCCGGACCAGTACAAGATGCGCCAGGAGCTGAAAAATCTGACCTACCAGGCATTGGTGAAGTCCGGTGCAGATTAA
- a CDS encoding serine hydrolase domain-containing protein — protein sequence MAGLLAPAGGLAGGLPEGDSASHGFSPDRLARIDDAMQRWVDDGKLAGVTIAVARDGKLVYDRSVGMADIARGLPMTGDTLVRIYSMTKAVTVVAALILVEEGKLRLTDPVSSYLPEFAGTGIYVDGGPDTPNTRPPKSPPRIFHLMTHTSGLSYPGGYDTTAVGTIYDRKDVFNPRNTLAELSKKTASIPLTDEPGNFHYGASIDILGRVIEVASGKPLDKFLRERLFAPLKMNDTMFTVPASLRGRFAELYTSGPDGKLAVLRDGAGLGLYETDARLLSGGGGLVSTTYDYLRFCQMMLNGGELDGARILVPKTVQLMTTGQVSPDRRGTLKDFSPGYDMGLGFGVLEDPGASGMPGSAGEFRWGGAASTEFFIDPQEKIVAVLSTQFMPSDAHKLREDMKALIYQALTAPDR from the coding sequence TTGGCGGGCTTGCTGGCACCGGCTGGCGGGCTTGCCGGGGGACTGCCTGAAGGCGATTCGGCAAGCCACGGTTTCTCGCCCGACCGGCTGGCGCGCATCGACGATGCCATGCAGCGCTGGGTGGACGACGGCAAGCTGGCCGGCGTCACCATCGCCGTCGCCCGCGACGGCAAGCTTGTCTACGACAGGTCGGTGGGGATGGCGGACATTGCGCGCGGCCTGCCCATGACCGGTGACACACTGGTGCGCATCTATTCCATGACCAAGGCGGTGACCGTGGTCGCGGCGTTGATCCTGGTTGAGGAGGGCAAGCTGCGCCTGACCGATCCGGTCTCGTCCTACCTGCCCGAGTTCGCCGGCACCGGAATCTACGTCGATGGCGGACCGGATACGCCGAACACCCGTCCGCCGAAATCCCCGCCAAGGATATTCCACCTGATGACCCACACCTCGGGCCTGTCCTATCCGGGTGGCTACGATACGACCGCAGTGGGCACGATCTACGACCGCAAGGACGTATTCAACCCTCGCAACACGCTGGCCGAGCTGTCGAAGAAGACGGCGAGCATCCCGCTGACCGACGAGCCCGGCAATTTTCACTATGGCGCGTCCATCGACATATTGGGCCGGGTGATCGAGGTGGCGTCGGGCAAGCCGCTCGATAAGTTCCTGAGGGAGCGCCTGTTCGCGCCGCTGAAGATGAACGACACCATGTTCACGGTGCCCGCGTCCCTGCGCGGCCGCTTCGCCGAACTCTATACCAGCGGCCCCGACGGCAAGCTGGCGGTCCTGAGGGACGGCGCGGGCCTTGGACTCTACGAGACCGATGCAAGGCTGCTGTCGGGCGGCGGCGGCCTGGTGTCCACCACCTATGATTACCTGCGCTTTTGCCAGATGATGCTGAACGGCGGCGAGCTTGATGGCGCACGCATCCTTGTGCCCAAGACAGTGCAATTGATGACCACGGGCCAAGTGTCGCCCGACCGCCGCGGCACGTTGAAGGACTTCTCGCCCGGTTACGACATGGGGCTGGGGTTCGGCGTACTGGAGGATCCGGGGGCGTCGGGCATGCCCGGATCGGCCGGCGAGTTCCGCTGGGGCGGCGCGGCCAGCACCGAATTCTTCATCGACCCGCAGGAGAAGATCGTCGCCGTGCTCAGCACCCAGTTCATGCCCAGCGACGCCCACAAGCTGCGCGAGGACATGAAGGCGCTGATCTATCAGGCGCTGACGGCGCCCGATCGATGA
- a CDS encoding GNAT family N-acetyltransferase has protein sequence MIRPAEAEDTDRIRACVHAAFAPFVERIGRPPAPMLADYAALVAAGKVHVTAPDLVGLIVLYPRGAALHVENVAVSPEARGKGFGRELMAFAEASARRLRLGAVELYTHQKMTENITYYSALGYREIRRGVEDGFPRVWFRKPVA, from the coding sequence ATGATCCGCCCGGCCGAGGCCGAAGACACCGACAGGATCCGCGCCTGCGTGCACGCCGCCTTCGCGCCCTTCGTCGAGCGGATCGGCCGCCCGCCCGCACCCATGCTCGCCGATTACGCCGCGCTGGTCGCGGCAGGAAAGGTACACGTGACCGCGCCCGACCTGGTCGGCCTGATCGTTCTTTATCCACGGGGCGCCGCGCTCCACGTGGAGAACGTGGCGGTCAGTCCCGAGGCGCGCGGGAAAGGCTTCGGGCGGGAGCTGATGGCGTTTGCGGAAGCCTCGGCCCGGCGGTTGCGGCTCGGCGCGGTCGAACTCTACACCCACCAGAAGATGACCGAGAACATCACCTATTACAGCGCGCTCGGCTATCGCGAGATCCGCCGCGGCGTGGAAGATGGCTTCCCGCGAGTGTGGTTCCGCAAGCCGGTGGCGTGA
- a CDS encoding Hsp20 family protein, protein MRVFDTNPLMRSAVGFDNLVRMLDNATRLNGDGGYPPYDIEKVGDDNYRVTMAVAGFGEDELDVTVKDDVLVISGRAQKAETAEDETETPQPVYLHRGIAKRAFERRFHLADTIKVTGASLENGLLHVSLVREVPEERKPRQIAINGKGAKVIDHAAA, encoded by the coding sequence ATGCGTGTATTCGACACCAATCCCCTGATGCGTTCGGCCGTGGGCTTCGACAACCTCGTCCGCATGCTCGACAATGCCACCCGCCTCAACGGCGACGGCGGCTATCCCCCCTATGACATCGAGAAAGTCGGCGACGATAACTACCGCGTGACCATGGCCGTCGCGGGCTTCGGCGAGGACGAGCTCGACGTGACCGTGAAGGACGATGTGCTCGTGATCTCGGGCCGCGCCCAGAAGGCAGAGACCGCGGAAGACGAGACCGAGACACCGCAGCCGGTCTACCTGCACCGCGGTATCGCCAAGCGCGCCTTCGAGCGCCGCTTCCATCTGGCCGACACGATCAAGGTCACAGGCGCCTCGCTCGAGAACGGCTTGCTGCATGTGAGCCTGGTTCGCGAGGTTCCCGAGGAGCGCAAGCCGCGGCAGATCGCCATCAACGGCAAGGGCGCCAAGGTCATCGACCACGCGGCTGCCTGA
- a CDS encoding aspartate-semialdehyde dehydrogenase gives MQTNSPRTIQSSAPVVAIVGATGAVGVELIRCLESRGFPVGSLKLLASARSAGKALPFLGKDVTVEELTERSFEGVDVALFSAGATLSRRHAPHALGAGAIMVDNSSAFRMDPDVPLVVPEVNGDMISRHNGIVANPNCVAAITTVALAPLHKAHPIRRLRLTTYQAASGAGAAAMEELRESTAAHLRGESFEPTVLPHPYAFNLFSHNADVDPESGYNGEEEKVVAETRRIMGVDDLPIGITCIRVPVLRAHAMAISVELDQVVTPEDARALLADAPGLRLVDDRAANHFPMPSEASGQDDVLVGRIRVDTADPSGRTLAMFIAGDQLLKGAALNAVQIAELLLKR, from the coding sequence ATGCAGACCAACTCACCCCGTACCATCCAGTCCAGCGCGCCCGTCGTGGCCATCGTCGGCGCGACCGGCGCCGTCGGCGTCGAACTCATCCGCTGCCTGGAAAGCCGCGGCTTCCCGGTGGGCAGCCTGAAGCTGCTGGCCTCGGCCCGCTCGGCGGGCAAGGCGCTGCCGTTCCTGGGCAAGGACGTGACCGTCGAGGAACTGACCGAGCGCAGCTTCGAAGGCGTCGACGTGGCGCTGTTCTCGGCCGGCGCCACCCTCTCGCGCCGCCACGCGCCGCATGCCTTGGGCGCCGGCGCCATCATGGTCGACAATTCGTCGGCGTTCCGCATGGATCCGGACGTGCCGCTGGTGGTGCCCGAGGTGAACGGCGACATGATCTCGCGCCACAACGGCATCGTCGCCAACCCGAACTGCGTCGCCGCCATCACCACCGTGGCGCTTGCGCCGCTGCACAAGGCGCATCCGATCCGCCGCCTGCGCCTGACCACCTATCAGGCTGCATCCGGCGCCGGCGCCGCCGCCATGGAGGAATTGCGCGAGTCGACGGCGGCGCATCTGCGCGGCGAATCGTTCGAGCCTACCGTGCTGCCGCATCCCTATGCCTTCAACCTGTTCAGCCACAATGCGGATGTGGACCCCGAGAGCGGCTATAACGGCGAGGAGGAGAAGGTTGTCGCCGAGACCCGCCGCATCATGGGCGTTGACGACCTGCCCATCGGCATCACCTGCATCCGCGTGCCGGTGCTGCGCGCCCATGCCATGGCGATTTCCGTGGAGTTGGACCAGGTGGTGACGCCCGAGGACGCCCGCGCGCTGCTGGCGGACGCGCCGGGCCTGCGGCTGGTGGACGACCGCGCCGCCAACCACTTCCCCATGCCGTCGGAAGCCTCGGGACAGGACGACGTGCTGGTTGGCCGCATCCGTGTCGACACCGCCGATCCGTCCGGTAGGACCCTGGCGATGTTCATCGCCGGTGACCAGCTGTTGAAGGGCGCCGCGCTCAATGCGGTCCAGATCGCCGAGCTGCTGCTGAAGCGCTGA
- a CDS encoding helix-turn-helix domain-containing protein, with protein sequence MLQSARKARNVVMVCFEQAQILDITGPMQLFSAVRDAGLAGYAITLAAPDPGFITTTSGMRLGMDRAFDEIGDDLLADLDTLVVAGGDGTADALRDPRQIAFIRRAAQHARRIVSICSGIALIAQAGLARHKRVATHWNACDLIGAAFPDLRIDRDAIFVRDGNLWSSAGITAGMDLALAVIEEDWGHDVAVQVARRHVLFMIRPGGQSQFSVQLEAQAGQDGRLGKLLTWIADHPGADLNVPALAARACMSERTLARVFRAETGVTPAEFVERSRTEAARRDLEHTAHSIDRIAFDCGFGSMERMRRTFIRRLGVGPKAYRDRFRRLPHSARKEFSHEYRHRGL encoded by the coding sequence ATGCTCCAGTCAGCCCGCAAGGCCAGGAACGTCGTCATGGTCTGCTTCGAGCAGGCCCAGATCCTCGATATCACCGGCCCCATGCAGCTTTTCTCGGCCGTGCGCGACGCGGGGTTAGCCGGCTATGCGATCACCCTCGCCGCGCCCGATCCGGGTTTCATCACCACCACCAGCGGCATGCGCCTGGGCATGGACCGGGCATTCGACGAGATCGGCGATGACCTGCTGGCCGACCTCGACACCCTGGTTGTCGCGGGCGGCGACGGCACTGCCGACGCCCTGCGCGATCCACGGCAGATCGCCTTTATCCGGCGCGCGGCGCAACATGCCCGCCGAATCGTGTCCATCTGCAGCGGCATCGCCCTGATCGCCCAGGCCGGGCTGGCCAGGCATAAGCGGGTTGCCACTCACTGGAATGCCTGCGACCTGATCGGCGCGGCCTTTCCCGACCTGCGCATCGACCGGGACGCCATTTTCGTGCGCGACGGCAATCTGTGGTCCTCGGCGGGCATCACCGCGGGCATGGACCTTGCGCTGGCGGTGATCGAGGAGGACTGGGGGCATGACGTGGCCGTGCAGGTGGCACGCCGCCACGTGCTGTTCATGATTCGCCCGGGCGGCCAGTCCCAGTTCAGCGTGCAACTCGAGGCGCAGGCCGGACAGGATGGCAGGCTGGGCAAGCTGCTGACGTGGATCGCGGACCACCCCGGCGCGGACCTGAACGTGCCCGCCCTGGCGGCGCGCGCCTGCATGAGCGAGCGCACCCTGGCCCGGGTGTTTCGCGCCGAGACCGGCGTAACGCCGGCCGAGTTCGTCGAGCGCAGCCGCACCGAGGCGGCCCGCCGCGACCTGGAACACACCGCCCATTCCATCGACCGCATTGCCTTCGACTGCGGATTCGGCTCCATGGAGCGCATGCGCCGCACCTTTATCCGCCGCCTGGGCGTGGGCCCCAAGGCCTATCGCGACCGGTTCCGGCGGCTTCCCCATTCAGCCAGAAAGGAATTTTCCCATGAATATCGGCATCGTGGTCTTTGA
- a CDS encoding DJ-1/PfpI family protein — protein sequence MNIGIVVFDGAEELDFVGPWEVLTSSNEVFKWQKKPAPDQVFLISQTGQTVRCAKGMRVEADHSFATCPDLDIILLPGGQGTRREMTNPAMLSFVHRQAQTCAWVTSVCTGSFVLVAAGPASGKRVTTHWAAFPELATIEGVGEMIRDKRHVRDGNVVTSAGVSAGIDMALWLTGERFGAAHGALVQKSIQYDPEPPFAVV from the coding sequence ATGAATATCGGCATCGTGGTCTTTGACGGCGCGGAGGAACTGGATTTCGTCGGTCCGTGGGAGGTGCTGACCAGCTCCAACGAAGTCTTCAAATGGCAGAAGAAGCCGGCGCCCGATCAGGTGTTCCTGATATCGCAGACCGGCCAGACCGTGCGCTGCGCCAAGGGGATGCGGGTCGAGGCGGACCATTCCTTCGCCACCTGCCCGGACCTGGACATCATCCTGCTCCCGGGCGGCCAGGGCACGCGGCGCGAGATGACCAACCCGGCCATGCTGAGCTTCGTGCACCGTCAGGCGCAGACCTGCGCCTGGGTCACCAGCGTCTGCACCGGATCGTTCGTGCTGGTGGCGGCAGGCCCTGCCAGCGGCAAACGCGTCACCACCCATTGGGCCGCGTTTCCCGAGCTGGCAACGATAGAAGGTGTCGGCGAGATGATCAGGGACAAGCGCCATGTGCGCGACGGCAATGTCGTGACCTCGGCCGGCGTCTCGGCGGGCATCGACATGGCGTTGTGGCTGACCGGCGAACGCTTCGGCGCGGCGCATGGCGCGCTGGTGCAGAAATCCATCCAGTACGATCCGGAACCGCCATTCGCGGTGGTGTGA
- a CDS encoding DUF971 domain-containing protein, translating to MTGKPWPADLRFNQAERLLEIDFEDGRRFRLPYELLRVESPSAEVQGHGAGQKTIVPGKRQVGVAGVVPTGNYAIRIQFDDGHDTGIYSWDYLYELGAKQDELWTRYLQALEWKGLKRD from the coding sequence ATGACCGGCAAGCCCTGGCCCGCCGATCTCCGCTTCAACCAGGCGGAACGGCTGCTCGAAATCGATTTCGAGGACGGCCGCAGGTTCCGCCTGCCCTATGAATTGCTGCGGGTGGAAAGTCCCTCGGCCGAGGTGCAGGGGCATGGCGCCGGCCAGAAGACCATCGTGCCGGGCAAGCGTCAGGTCGGCGTCGCCGGCGTCGTCCCGACCGGCAATTATGCAATCCGCATCCAGTTCGATGACGGCCACGATACCGGCATCTACAGCTGGGATTACCTGTACGAGCTGGGCGCGAAGCAGGACGAGCTGTGGACCAGATACCTGCAGGCCCTGGAATGGAAAGGCCTGAAGCGGGACTGA
- a CDS encoding Trm112 family protein produces the protein MASSNDIDPKLLEILVCPLTKGPLEYDRQAQELISRKARLAFPIRDGIPIMLVDEARELDGK, from the coding sequence AACGATATCGATCCCAAGCTGTTGGAGATTCTGGTCTGTCCGCTGACCAAGGGGCCGCTGGAATACGATCGGCAGGCGCAGGAACTGATCAGCCGCAAGGCGCGTCTGGCCTTTCCGATTCGCGACGGCATCCCGATCATGCTGGTCGACGAAGCCCGCGAACTCGACGGCAAATGA